The following nucleotide sequence is from Mytilus trossulus isolate FHL-02 chromosome 9, PNRI_Mtr1.1.1.hap1, whole genome shotgun sequence.
CCTCTTAGATCTGCCTTATTGAGCAACTTGTGCTAATATTGATAACACTAACAGTATTCTGTTTTACTCTCAAACGAATTTTGAAGGAGCACATCATTATTCCTATACATCCTTTTTGTAATTTGGCATATTTTTTCCATGGTCAAATTCTCTCAGACTcaaattcatttcattttatcattactagttaatttctgttatttttgcATGATATTTGCTTTGTTtgctttgtgttttttgtttgtttttacagaaaACCTAGATGCACATTAATTTTGAAAGGGACCATTGATCTGACCAACAAACAGTCTAATGTCTGGAATCAGGAATTCAGTACTGTTGAAATGTATCATTTTATGGAATAAGCTTTGATTTTCAATGCTGTGGTaattaaaaaattctaaaaccaGGTTATAAGgcagaataaaaaacaaattcatctCAGATTCATTATGCAACATCTGCATttgacatgtacaaatgtatttatattaataactatatatttaCCGCATACAGGTACATTAAAAATAaccacataaataaataatgaacaacaaataaatattttgtgtacaaagggcaataactcattcATTAGACAGATGGTACAATCTAAAATAATAAGttcaagttgaataattatattgtatcagaaaaacatgtattaaggtggtactcaacactttcactaaatttaatttggcttgtttaattttcataaaatttgaacacagtatttactttgacccttgaacaaaaatttgaaaattttgaaccattccttttgtcagaaaaattacagtggttatatagcaattggacaaacaccaatttttatgattgaaaagcttaatattccctttacaacacaacgtaattataACGTTAAtttgactttacagagttatctccctgtagtgttaggtaccaccttaatatagtgaaatcaaattataattatattacattttgttaAGGAACTTTATTGCAATCACTCATTAATATTTGAATGAAATGCTGCATCTTTGTTTACTAACTTTTCGTCAAAAATTTTTTATTGATGCAGTTTAGGTGGTCAAGCATTTGATAGTTTGAtaccaataaaattgaaaacttcaaaattggtatttgctgcTACACAGCTAAGCACACAACTTTTAGGGATAAAAGTGTAGACTCTTGAATCATATCAATTTGTCTGGGAGTGGGAGAGTTGACATGactttttgaaatagtttattaaaaaatatctgcCAAGCAAAAAGCTTGATTTAAACACATTATTAGTATTAAATTAACAGGTTTAACTCCTGATATAAGCATCATgctgcatgtaatatttgccactaaaCATAAAccattcatttaatttttaaatttgttataaaaaaagatatgactTGAAAATTCACaaggacaattaaaaaacaTCTTTGGTTTCAGTATTCTTTTTCTTAACCTATTTTATAGGAATACCTTATGTTTCAAGGGATAGGGGGAGTTgctatattttgtcaaatttctagaaaatgatttaaacacattattattacatgtatcacaATAACAGGTTTAAGGCCAGATATAAGCTATAATGTTCACCACTAAATATAaacactataaaaaagaagatgtaatatgattgccaatgagacaactatccacagaagaccaaaatgacacaaacattaacaactaaaggtcaccgtactgccttcaacaatgagcaaagcccatactgcatagtcagctataaaagtctatctctagttttaaaatttgttatataGAAAGAGAGTTGATGTAAATATATTGTCATTTATTGTTATAGCctgtttaatgttttttctttcattttgattGAAGTAACAAAAATGCCCTTTTTTTTAGGGTCACGTAAGCGGCTTCTTCCAGATGCTGTCCCTTCATTGTTCTTGTTTAGGGAAAGCTCTACACCCAGATCAACCAAATACAGTAGACGAGATGATGTGGACTTAAGGGTGGTCAATAATGTACAGCTTGAAGTTGAGGTTGGTAACGAGGCGGAGGTCAAAGAAGAATCTGATGACTTAGATGGTATTGAGCCTATGCAACATGAAATGGGAGTACACTGTACCTTACTTGGAAGATTTGGTATTGATAATTTGGAGAATGATTCAAAACGTGTCCAATATTATACATCATTCAGGGACTACGAgcattttatgttgtttttcaattgtttagGCCCAGCTGTAAATGAGTTAAATTACCAATGTCTGTCTTTGACACCAAAAGATCAACTGTTTATGTGTTTACTGAAGTTACGTCAGAACAAAGAAGATAtagaattaagttttttatttgAAGTGTCTGAGTCAACTGTGTCAAAGATTGTCATAACTTGGATTAATTTCTTGTACTTTCAATTAAAAGAGATAAACATTTGGCCATCTAGAGATATTGTCACTGATTATATGCCAGATGATTTTAAGAACAAATTTGCAACTACCCGAGTGATTTTAGATGCTACTGAAACCCCTATACAGAAGCCATCACATGTTGATGCACAAAGTGTGACATGGTCTAGCtacaaacataaaaacacaattaaaaccATGATAGGTTGCACACCAAGAGGCACAGTATCATATGTAAGTGATGCTTATGGGGGTTCAGCAAGTGACCGTCAGATCATTGAAAAGTCTGAATTGCTTCAgctaaatttgaatttatttgaacCGAAAGATAGCATAATGGCAGACAGAGGAATAATGGTTCAGGATTTATTTGCAGCACAAGATGTGAAAGTGAACACTCCCACTATGCTTAAAGGAAAAAGTCAGTTGGAACCTGAGGAAGTTGTAAGGGACAGGAGAGTAGCATCCAAAAGAATTCACATTGAGCGAGTTATTGGATTAGCCAAAACATTTAAGATCTTGAAAAATGAACTGCCATCAGGCAAACTTATACTTGGGTCTAGAattgtttttgtgtgtttttctattGCAAATTTCAGAAAGTGTATTGTGAATGAAAATgcataagaatatatatatttgacaaaattacTCAAAACCAGATGAACTGTAAATGCttgtttatgtaaatgttgtttgcttatttataaattacactTTATCACTTTCATGTGTCTAAAGTGATTCTTTGGCTTTTAATGGCAGAATtgatccaaaatatttaaaaggctttgaaaaaaagtaagGCAATTACTTTTAATATCAGATTTACTGAAGCATTTTCAATCATAAcatgctttttaaaatttgccaaaataataacattatttgattgtctttcaaaattttgaagataGTTTGAAACCCACATAATTTTTTGGTTACTTTTAAAGcatgttaattatttaaaaaatgagatttataagtttattttacatgtacctacataaattatttattgacttgcaaaatttgaaagaataagattgattttcaaattgatattCTTCTCTTGTTATTAATTATGTTACTTGACAAACATTGAATTAATCATGGTTCCCAAATTTTGGCACATTCTGATTTTGCACCCAATAAATGGATCAAACATTGTATGCATGGTATTGTATACTAGAGAAGACTTTATTCCATGTAATTTCattttagatatacatgtacatgtacaaaatttttaaagaaaaaaacaagtttttggtttatTCATTCTTGTCATGGTTaaattggttcaaatttttatgtttaaaattgtttaatttcatttagaatgttaaatttatgaTACATGTTTGAAAGCCATATGGCATGCATggaatgtataaaaatattaaattatttggaACTATCGACATTTGAAAAATTCTTAAtgaatccattttttttttattaaatactaCCAAAGATGCAGCAGTTATCTAATCTAAAAGTACAATTAATGTTTTTAGAATATCAAAAAACATGGGAATGTTTGAACTTTGAGAGTTATAACAAAGATGCCAAATATGGTCTGAAGTATTTCTCATAAAACATGGATAATTTTGGAACTAATGAGTTAAGGCAGAAATTTTCGTCATAATCGACTACTTGCACAAACAGATCTACAAAAGTATACACAATGAAATAGCAGTATTTTCTTTTTGCAATAAACAGTTGACCTTGAATTTGTGCATAATAGGTGCTTATCTCCTTTAAAGCTATTTCCCCAGATTTATTTCTGTATAGGAATGGAAAACATTTTCCTggcaatattttatcatttcttcCATTGTATGGACATTTAACTTCTATTAAAAAATCACCATCAACAATGCCATCAGGTGAAGCCCCTAAAAATGGGAAATCTGGTCTAACAAACAGACCTGAGGGCCTACATTTTACACCTTTTTGTGCCTCAAATTTGCAAATAGCTTTAGATTCAAATTGTTTTCCATGTAACAAACactttctaactattttatgggtattaattaaagttttgcatagtttgtttttgtttcttctaCAAGTCATTCTGGTAATTTCCCCAAATCTTGACGCAGTCAATCTCCATTTTCTATGCCTGAACCACTCATTGCATTTACTTTGCTTCCTCGTACATTTCTCTATTGCCTTGCAGTCATTCTCAGTAACCTTCaacaaaatgaattaatttggttttgttattttttttaacctttattCAGAGTAGAAACACATAGATATCGATTGCTAGTTATAGaaatttacaaatacatgtCTTTGGTTCATGATCAAGTCTAAATTTGAGGATGAAGAGGTTACAATTGTATACCCGAGTTCTGTTATTCAATGCAagtcaataaaaaaagtttgcaagagagcaaaaaaaaaaacccaacaaaataACACATAGAATTCATAGTCTGTGAATACCAAATACAAAGGTTAATTgtgttaaataaaacaaaagatctcatgaatatcaaaacaaattgtttgaaaaacaaaggatatgggAAATATCAGTAAATTCACAGCTAAGCAAAGGAACACTCTGGAACAGTGCTTttcattgctgttcttcatctcaaagtgACAAGAAAAATGTTTCTCATGATGTGATCAGAAGTTCTTACTACATGTATGCATGAATCCTGAATCATGTGACTTTAGTTATAAAATATgtgtgtaaaaatatatacatttttctttaaagatcATAATACATAATACCAGGAGAAATAATTACAAGTTATCCCAGCTTAAAATTTCTTGAATAAATATCTTGATGGCAAGCCTAGTCTCATTGGTTGTTCATCAtcatcatatatttttgtaatccaTTCTTAGTCTAGTAGTTttggggccatttatagcttgttgtttggtgtgagccaaggctctgtgttgaaggccgtacatttacctataatggtttacttttattaattgttatttggatggaaaattgtctcattggcactaataccacatcttcctacatctaTTAGACTCACCTTAAGGGCATTATCTATCCAATACTCAGCAAATGGCTTTTCAAGATAGTCATGGTCATGAACTGCATTTTGAAGATCTGCTTTTGGATATATATAGCGTAAGGATATATCCATGGAAGATGTTGAGCAAAAATTAATTAAGGAATTTCTGACATGATCATTGTACCCCTTCAAATTCTGGAACTTTGCTGGTCGTGGATCATCCATAATACTATCTAAATGTTTCCTTTTAGATGGAATATTTTGTGTCTTTACTGGTGATCCTGGAAAATACATATGTtgcttttaaataataataaaaaggttCCCGTATGACATAATTTTGCAGGATATGTCGATGTATTGCAATTATACTGACGGTGTCATGTCACCTTGatctaataaaaatattttgtatcaagTTTTTTCCAATTTGGCAAAATGTGGCAATGCAAATTTTTCATTCTTAATCATTTTCTGCCTATTACTCAAGTATGTAATCGTGTCGGTTTCAATTTACTTAGCAGTTACAgagaaaatgttttgacttcgacctcatttcatggatcagtgaacaaggttaagttttaatggtcaagtccatatctcagatactataagcaataggtctagtatattaggtgtatggaaggactgcaaggtgtacatgtccaactggcagatatcatctgaccttgacctcattttcatggttcagttgtCAAAGTAAAggttttgagttttggtctttttatctatatgtccactatatttggtgtatggaaatattttatgatctatatgtcagtcacGCAGgtatttttttaccttgaccttgtcttcacggttcattgctcagggttaagtttttgtgttttatttttcttacatgtaAACTATAAGCAAATGGTCAACTGTATTTGCTGTATGGAAGCATttttagctgtacatgtctgcctggcatggtttatctgaccttgaccttattttcatggttcatatgtgacagttgtagttaagctttatatttaggtgtaTCAACATAAtgtcaatgataagtaaagaaggcgagacatttcagtgtgtgtaATCTTGATCTAGAGTTTTGAACTACTTTACAATACCATTGTAGAAAGCTTTAGGTTTGTGAAAAGTCTGGAGGTTTTCTGTGCAGCACTTTTCCACCTGTACGTCTCCTGTTTGAATAAAATGCATCAACATCATCATGACAGCAGCAATATGTTTGCATGTACCATGTGGTCCTTTTCCTGCTGGGCATTCACAGTGAGAATTTAATGGTTCCCCAGTACatctatcaatttttattttatagttgtatgtaaccTACAGGTAGAAGGAATTGTATTACTTTCACAATAGTATCAACCTTTAAAAGCATGCAttcataaaatttaagaaaGCCTTGTCATATGTGTTTTTCATAacttatttgttataaatgagGTCCCTATTATTATGatttgaattattaatttttcacatatttAATGTGgaattttatcattgttgaaggtcctTTATAAAAGTCATATGATATATccactacatacatgtatgaaattgAACTCTGTTGGATATGTTTCATtgtggaaatcataccacactAATTATTTTATGTCAAAAGAAGCCACTAGTACTTTGGAATGTTAGAAATGGTCAACATAGTTTATCTGGTTTGATCATGTAAACATTCATTCAATTTTTGACCACTATGACaaggtaaatatttaaataatgtgcCCTACAGAAACCGTGACAACTGGTCCAATGTATGTgttgacataaaaatattaaattcaagaaacttttacagagttaaatgacaaatatatggactatatattatttgtttgtatgcACTTACATGTAACAGAGACTTTCAGAATCTAGTAAAAACTgaaggaattaaaaaaaaaaatataatttatgcaGCAAATGTGTGAGGCCCTCATGATCATATGCAGTGAAATCCCCCTAGtagtaaaataaatgatataatgtgttaattttctgaatttctatttaaatggAACCTTATGTCTCATTGCTGCACCAACAATTCCACTCAAGAAAGTGTTTTGACCACTCTGATAGAAGCTGCAGGCTAAAATTCTATGtgattcaaacatttttttccctttttccaATGCCTTGATATCCCCACTGGCCTGTCGATCTTCCGCCATCCGATATAGGAAGTATCCCTCTATTTGTTCTGTAGTAAGTTTTGGTAGCATAATTTTATGTTCAGGTCGTAACTGTTGGAATCCTGTCAAAGGCCACTGTGGCTCTAATGGTTCTGGCAAGTTAACAGGAACACCTCGGAAGTTTGCATTTCTGTCATAAGCTCTCAATCtgtagtaaaaataaaatatggtactgcatttaaaaatttaaaatatagtttTCTCATGTTTAATATCATTCATATTGGTAGGAAAACAACTGGCTTCTCTGTTGCAATCAATACGTCTCATTTCAtacatatcataaaatataagaatacaCTTACTTTTGTTTGAACATTGACCAGAGATCACCATTTTCATACTTATCTTTTTCCCAACTTGGACAGTAAATgtgatgaaaatgaaattgaaacaaGAGAGGAAGTCCAAGATGTTATATTGAAATCAACATACTAGCACTTCCCCTAACTGTGACAAATCAAATTAATTCCAACAACAACAGGAAGCATGCCAACtggaaactgaaaaaaaaataaaatgaaatgaactataaattgtaaaaaataggtACTAAATCCATTGCAATAAATACGACTCATTATTATGCTTCAGACACTTTAGGTTCTCCAAACTTTACTAGACTAGAGTTAATGTTACATTTGTCCTTACATATTGTGTGATAGAGGATGAAGATGATTAAAATTCTCTCGTGCCGCAGAAAATTACAGATCATAAAtttatgttaacattttttatctCTTCAATTTATATGACATTTATAAAGGATATTAAAATGAAGCTTGTGACTGTTAATACATGTAGCTTAATTGTTGTTTTACGGCTGACCGCATTCAATTTTATCAAGGAAGGTCTGAggtttgtttaaagtatttttttatttacacatttaTACTGTTGTGAAAACATGACAACACAAACAATCAGGTTCAGGTTTCAATCTTTGCCATTATTTAGATTATTTAGATTACACATTATCACTAGTATCAGTATCCCtacataaaattaagaatggataCAGGGAATGTATAGTAGAGtctaattatattatttattctgGCTAGTGAAATGAGCTATTACTCATTTATAGTACACCAAATGTTCTAATGAGTTATATACAATAGCGACATAAAATTACCAAAGTGATTGAAATTACAGAGAGATTATAGTGTCAAGTTGACACTTCTAAAGACTAGAATTAAGttaaatttggtaaatttaataCATTATTCAGTGGTTCCCAAAGGATCAAAACAGAATAAATAACAGTATGATGGACCCCCTAAGGCCCTTTGATAGATGACAACAGCCACATCAGAATCAAAACTGAAAGTGACAAGATTAGATACAGGTctacaaatttaaattatatcccctttttaatcttttaaacaCGGTATTTCATGATAAAACCCTACGTAATGCCATTAAGTACAGATGAAATGCGGTTATTGGGATTATTACAGTATCGTGTATGGGTATTAAATTATTTAGATAACAAGATTCGGGAGATATTGCCATTATTGACGAGTGATTCAATGATCAGATCATGATTGATTATGACCTTGGTGCCAATCCAGTTTTATCCATAGCTTAAAACAGAACAAAACTGAAACAAATAACCtgtaaatcaataaaaagatataaaatggATTATCAACCTCTCAATTAAGTCTGTTTTTCTGCCGGTAGTAGTGGCACCACGACGTGAAAGCTCATTTTTTAGCTTCGGTATGGGCCACAGAACGTAAACAtccgccatattggattttctgTAACTGATAGTACAGTTGCGCCACCTGTCGTTAAGGTCGGCGGGTGAAAGCCATTGAATtgcttcatatttttcatgttggggcctttatagctgactatacggtatgggtttttctcatttttgaaggcctaaccgttgcctataattgcttacatccactttatttgaacataagtggatagttgtcgcattggtaatcataccatgaatctccttatttttataaaaaataaaatcatttgtcTTTCTTTTACAGGATATAATGGCAAGTTGGGAAGAGGTaagtttttcttcttaaaattcAGTGTTCATGTGACCTATGTTGTTTATTAAATGTACAGAAAGGTACAGGCGTGCAGTATTCTTCATTTTCTTAGGGGGAGAACAGGAGAAATCAAAATGACTACAGTGAAAAGAatttcaatatatactagttcaaaATTCCAGGACACAAAAAAAGAGACATTAAATATCAAAGGACATTCACAACTCTTTGTAAGTCAAAGAGAAACTGACGACGTCgtggcaaaaaatgaaaaacaatcaaataaataaacattcttcaaaacattacatagaaaataaaagaccCTACAATACTAACTCCAACAAAAACTGAGGCTCCATCTCAAAAATGATGCATAATACAATTGTCtaaagatttttctaaaaaaaactgtGAAATTATAGACAATTTCTTTCCCTCTTCATAGTCATTGTATTTAATATACTATTAAAACTGTAAACATGTAGcttattaaattcaattattacatttataatacatttttatattctagaggaaaatgtaaaaagtttgttttacttACAGAAACTTCTTACAGCTGCAGAGGAGGGGAATATAAAAGAAGTAGAACTAAGTGTAAAGAACGGAGCTAATTTGGAATGTAGAACTGATAATTATTTGGTAAGTGaagtaaaatgtatttataatatatagtaCACACAATATGAATCAGTTAAACATGGCTCTTGTTAGTGTTCAGTGATTCAATGTTAATTTCTGGTTATTATACGCCACGCAACTCGTTGCGtggcggagggtataatgtttttgacccatccgtccgtccatcagtatgtccgtcagtccgtccgtcattCCGTCcatcagtcctgtttcttgtcatcgcaactcctctcaaaccacttAACAGAATtccacgaaaccttttcagataataaggacatactatgtagttgtgcatatcgttgggaaattgcgattcaattttttttaggagttacgcccctttgaacttatttacttttatgtactactgcaacagtttgtcatcgcaactcctctgaaaccacacaacagaatttcacgaaaccttttcagataataaggacatactatgtagttgtgcatatcgacgggaaattgcgattcgaTTTtctttctaggagttacgcccctttgaacttttttactttaatgtactactgcaacagtttgtcatcgcaactcctctgaaaccacacaacagaatttcacgaaaccttttcagataataaggacatactatgtagttgtgcatatcgacgggaaattgcgattcaattgttttttctaggagttatgcccctttgaacttatttattttaatgtactactgcaacagtttgtcatcgaaACTCCTCTGAAACACataacagaatttcacgaaaccttttcagataataaggacatactatgtagttgtgcatatcgacgggaaattgcgattcaattttttttctaggagttatgcccctttgaacttatttattttaatgtactactgcaacagtttgtcattgcaactcctctcaaaccacacaacagaatttcacgaaaccttttcagataataaggacatactatgtagttgtgcatatcgacgggaaattgcgattcaattttttttctaggagttatgtccctttgaaCTTATgtgcttcaatgtacttctgcaacagtttgtcatctcaactcctctgaaaccacacaacagaatttcatgaaattttgtagataataaggacgtactatttagatgtgcatattggcaggaaattaatttttcttatacaatttttttttcttacacttatttaatttctccaatgacaatgtggggacgttgggtatgtgagcgtgctcactaaggttctttaattgcAAAAAGTcttcaaaatattaagaaacatTATTACACATCCCGAATGTATATAGAACTCTTGTATTCCACAAAAACAGTGCAAAACATTATTTCACAACACCAAtatatacaactcctgtattcaacacaaacagtgagaaacatcagtacCCGACATCAATGTATCCAACACCTATACCCAAATAAAACAGcggaaaaaaacacattaagtACATGAAGTAGAAGAAGAATGCCATGGCCagacgaaaagacaaacaacagccCCAAACAAACTTGAaatacttcattacactgatgaataccactccagtttgtatgtcaaatggttgctgtctgatacttcataactgtatacaactgaaatattgtgatttattccttacacatgttacactgatgaataccactccagtttgtttgtcaaagggttgctgtctgatacttcataactgtatacaactgaaatattgtgatttacttcattacactgatgaataccactccagtttgtttgtcaaagggttgctgtctgatacttcataactgtatacaactgaaatattgtgatttacttcattacactgatgaataccactccagtttgtttgtcaaagggttgctgtctgatacttcataactgtatacaactgaaatattgtgatttacttcattacactgatgaatacctctccagtttgtatgtcaaagggttgcCGTCTGATACTTCTTAACTgcatacaactgaaatattgtgatttacttcattacactgatgaataccactccagtttgtatgtcaaagggttgcCGTCTGATACTTCTTTACTgcatacaactgaaatattgtgatttacttcattacactgatgaataccactccagtttgtatgtcaaagggttgctgtctgatacttcgtAACTGTAAACAACTGAAACATTGTGATTtattcattacactgatgaataccattCATGTTTGTTTGTCAAAGGGTTGCCGTCTGATACTTCTTAACTgcatacaactgaaatattgtgatttattttattatactttatgACACTTAACATACACTTTCATggtattctataaaaaaattcctttggttttacataaattttgcaTCATCATGACACAAGACATGACACATGATCATACAACAATCATTTACCAATTCTGTATTAAACATGACATGTggcacctgatcatacaacattcattcaccactcctgtactgaacatgacatgcgacacctgatcatacaacattcgttaccactcctgtacttaacatgacatgtgacacctgatcatacaacattcattaaccactcctgtactgaacatgacatgtgacacctgatcatgcaacattcatccaccactcctgtactgaacatgacatgtgacaccacatcatacaacattcaatGAACACttctgtactgaacatgacatgcgacacctgatcatacaacattcattaccaatcctgtactgaacatgacatgtgacaccacatcatacaacattcatccaccactcctgtactgaacatgacatgcgacacctgatcatacaacattacattcgttaccactcctgtactgaacatgacatgtgacaccacatcatacaacattcaatgaacactcctgtactgaacatgacatgcgacacctgatcatacaacattcgttaccactcctgtactgaacatgacatgtgacacctgatcatacaacattcattaaccactcctgtactgaacatgacatgtgacacctgatcatgcaacattcatccaccactcctgtactaaacatgacatgtgacaccacatcatacaacattcaatgaacactcctgtactgaacatgacatgcgacacctgatcatacaacattcattatcaatcctgtactgaacatgacatgtgacaccacatcatacaacttcatccaccactcctgtactgaacatgacatgcgacacctgatcatacaacattcgttaccactcctgtactgaacatgacatgtgacaccacatcatacaa
It contains:
- the LOC134683420 gene encoding uncharacterized protein LOC134683420 isoform X2, encoding MSGIRNSVLLKWSRKRLLPDAVPSLFLFRESSTPRSTKYSRRDDVDLRVVNNVQLEVEVGNEAEVKEESDDLDGIEPMQHEMGVHCTLLGRFGIDNLENDSKRVQYYTSFRDYEHFMLFFNCLGPAVNELNYQCLSLTPKDQLFMCLLKLRQNKEDIELSFLFEVSESTVSKIVITWINFLYFQLKEINIWPSRDIVTDYMPDDFKNKFATTRVILDATETPIQKPSHVDAQSVTWSSYKHKNTIKTMIGCTPRGTVSYVSDAYGGSASDRQIIEKSELLQLNLNLFEPKDSIMADRGIMVQDLFAAQDVKVNTPTMLKGKSQLEPEEVVRDRRVASKRIHIERVIGLAKTFKILKNELPSGKLILGSRIVFVCFSIANFRKCIVNENA
- the LOC134683420 gene encoding uncharacterized protein LOC134683420 isoform X1 translates to MPQYCSVPGCTNSGGHKFPEERELQLRWRVAIKRRDSTTKGLWKPGKHDVVCAAHFKEADYRVSGLLGSRKRLLPDAVPSLFLFRESSTPRSTKYSRRDDVDLRVVNNVQLEVEVGNEAEVKEESDDLDGIEPMQHEMGVHCTLLGRFGIDNLENDSKRVQYYTSFRDYEHFMLFFNCLGPAVNELNYQCLSLTPKDQLFMCLLKLRQNKEDIELSFLFEVSESTVSKIVITWINFLYFQLKEINIWPSRDIVTDYMPDDFKNKFATTRVILDATETPIQKPSHVDAQSVTWSSYKHKNTIKTMIGCTPRGTVSYVSDAYGGSASDRQIIEKSELLQLNLNLFEPKDSIMADRGIMVQDLFAAQDVKVNTPTMLKGKSQLEPEEVVRDRRVASKRIHIERVIGLAKTFKILKNELPSGKLILGSRIVFVCFSIANFRKCIVNENA
- the LOC134683419 gene encoding uncharacterized protein LOC134683419 isoform X1, coding for MADVYVLWPIPKLKNELSRRGATTTGRKTDLIERLRAYDRNANFRGVPVNLPEPLEPQWPLTGFQQLRPEHKIMLPKLTTEQIEGYFLYRMAEDRQASGDIKALEKGKKMFESHRILACSFYQSGQNTFLSGIVGAAMRHKVTYNYKIKIDRCTGEPLNSHCECPAGKGPHGTCKHIAAVMMMLMHFIQTGDVQVEKCCTENLQTFHKPKAFYNGSPVKTQNIPSKRKHLDSIMDDPRPAKFQNLKGYNDHVRNSLINFCSTSSMDISLRYIYPKADLQNAVHDHDYLEKPFAEYWIDNALKVTENDCKAIEKCTRKQSKCNEWFRHRKWRLTASRFGEITRMTCRRNKNKLCKTLINTHKIVRKCLLHGKQFESKAICKFEAQKGVKCRPSGLFVRPDFPFLGASPDGIVDGDFLIEVKCPYNGRNDKILPGKCFPFLYRNKSGEIALKEISTYYAQIQGQLFIAKRKYCYFIVYTFVDLFVQVVDYDENFCLNSLVPKLSMFYEKYFRPYLASLL
- the LOC134683419 gene encoding uncharacterized protein LOC134683419 isoform X2, whose protein sequence is MLPKLTTEQIEGYFLYRMAEDRQASGDIKALEKGKKMFESHRILACSFYQSGQNTFLSGIVGAAMRHKVTYNYKIKIDRCTGEPLNSHCECPAGKGPHGTCKHIAAVMMMLMHFIQTGDVQVEKCCTENLQTFHKPKAFYNGSPVKTQNIPSKRKHLDSIMDDPRPAKFQNLKGYNDHVRNSLINFCSTSSMDISLRYIYPKADLQNAVHDHDYLEKPFAEYWIDNALKVTENDCKAIEKCTRKQSKCNEWFRHRKWRLTASRFGEITRMTCRRNKNKLCKTLINTHKIVRKCLLHGKQFESKAICKFEAQKGVKCRPSGLFVRPDFPFLGASPDGIVDGDFLIEVKCPYNGRNDKILPGKCFPFLYRNKSGEIALKEISTYYAQIQGQLFIAKRKYCYFIVYTFVDLFVQVVDYDENFCLNSLVPKLSMFYEKYFRPYLASLL